The Streptomyces tendae DNA segment ACGGCCGGACCTGGTGGTGCTCCCCGACGAGCCGTACCGCTTCACCGCGGACGACGGCCCGGAGGCCTTCCCCGGCATCCCCTGCGCCCTCCTCGGCGGCCGCCACCTCACCTGGTACGGCCCCTCGCTCACCGAGGCCCCGGAGGTGCTGGGACGCGCGCTGCGGGCGGCTCACGTCTGACGGGCGGTGCGCGCGCGGACGGGCGGCGCACGTGCGTTGCATAAGCTGGGCTTATGAGCAGGACGGAATACCGCCCCGACGAACGGCCCCCCGGTGCCGGTTCGCTGGCCCACCGGGTGCCCGACCTGGGGGCGCTCGAACTGCTGCTCGCCGTGGCGCGGGTGGGCAGTCTGGGGCGGGCGGCGAGGGAGCTGGGCATCACCCAGCCCGCCGCGAGCAGCCGGATCCGCTCGATGGAGCGGCAGCTCGGCGTGGCCCTCGTCGACCGGTCGCCGCGCGGGTCGCGGCTCACCGACGCGGGCGCCCTGGTCACGGACTGGGCCCGGCGGATCGTCGACGCGGCCGAGGCCTTCGACGCGGGCGCCCAGGCGCTGCGGGACCGCAGGGACTCCCGGCTGCGGGTGGCGGCCAGCATGACGATCGCCGAGTACCTGCTGCCGGGGTGGCTGGTCGCACTGCGCGCGCAGCGCCCGGACACGGCGGTGTCCCTGCTCGCCGGCAACTCCACGGCGGTCGCGGAGCGGCTGCTGGCGGGGGAGGCCGACCTGGGGTTCGTGGAAGGGCTGACGGTGCCGGCCGGGCTGGACTCCGCGGTGATCGCCCACGACCGGCTGATCGTGGTCGCGGCCCCCTCGCACCCCTGGGCCCGCCGCAGGCGCCCGCTCGCGGCGGAGGAACTGGCGGCCACCCCGCTGGTGCTGCGTGAGGAGGGCTCCGGCACCCGGCAGGTGCTGGACGCGGCGCTGGGCGGGCTGGCCCGGCCGCTGATCGAGCTGTCCTCGACGACGGCGGTGAAGGCGGCGGCGGTCGGCGGGGCGGGCCCCGCGGTGCTGAGCGAGCTGGCCGTCGGGGAGGAACTGGGGACCCGGCGCCTGGTGCGGATCCCCGTCCAGGCGGTCGCCCTGGCCCGCGACCTGCGGGCGGTCTGGCCCACGGGCCACCGCCCCACGGGCCCGGCCCGCGACCTGCTCTCGCTGACCCGCGGCTGACGGCGACGCCGGGGGAGCGGGGGCCGACGGCCCCCGCCGTCAGCCCCCCGCCGCCGTGATCAACGCGCGGACGACGCGCAGGTCCTCGCCCATCTCCGGATGCCACTGCACCCCCACCACCCAGTGGCCGTCGGGGCGTTCGACGGCCTCCACCGTGCCGTCCTCCGCGTACGCGGACGGGATCAGGCCGGTACCCAGGCGGTCGACCGCCTGGTGGTGGTGGGTGGGGACCGACGTCTCCTCGGGGACGGCGTCGGCGTACCGCGTGCCCGGGACCGGCTTCACCGGGTGCCGGCCGAAGGTGCCCGGCACCTCCGCGTGGCCGTCGATGTGCTGGACCAGGGTGCCGCCCAGGGCGACGTTCAGCAGCTGCATGCCCCGGCAGATGCCGAGCAGCGGGACGCGCCGGTCCAGGGCGGCCCGGATCAGCGCCAGCTCCCAGGCGTCCCGCGCCCGGGCGGGCGGCCCGGTGCGCGGGTCGGGCTCGGCGCCGTAGCGGACGGGCTCCACGTCGGGGCCGCCCGCGACGACCAGGCCGTCGAGACGGGCCACGGCGGCCTCCGCGTGCTCCGGCGCGTCCGGCGGGAGCATGACGGCCAGTCCGCCCGCCCGCTGCACCAGCCGCGGATAGCCGGCCGGCAGCAGCGCGGCGTCCAGCTGCCACACACCCCACCGCACGCCCGGCTCCGCGTACGTACTGATGCCGATCAGTGGCCTGCCCGACACCCGGGCACCTCCCTCATCCTCAGTCCCGCGCCAGCTCCGCCTCGGCCGCGGCCAGCGCCGCGAACTCCTCCTCCGGAGCCTTCGCCACCAGGTGCCTGCGGCTGTACAGACCGAAGTACGCCAGCGCCACGATGTACACCGCCAGGGCGATGAACGCCGCCGTCACGTCCACCAGGAACGTCGCCACCAGCGCCGCGCAGGCCAGCACCAGCGCCACCGACGAGGTCAGCACCCCGCCCGGCGTCCGGTACGGCCGGGGCAGCTCCGGCTCACGGCGCCGCAGCACGATGTGCGACAGCGACATCAGCGCGTAGGAGATCGTCGCACCGAAGACCGCGATGTTCAGCATGCGCGCCCCGTTGCCCGTGCTCGCGGCGAGTGCGAACCCGATCGCGCCCGGGACCACCAGACCGAGATACGGCGCCCGCCGGCTGCTGGTCAGGGACAGGAACCGGGGCAGATAACCCGCCCGGGACAGCGCGAACAGCTGCCGCGAACCGGCGTAGATCAGCGAGAAGAACGAGGCGACCAGACCCGCCAGGCCCGCGTAGTTCACGATCCTGCTCAGCGCCGTCGCCTCGCCGTCCGGCTGGAGCGCCTCCACCAGCGGGTTGCCCGCGTCCTGGACCGCGGCCGAACCGCGCGCCCCGGCCGCCGTGAAGAAGGTCATCAGGGCCAGCACCACCAGGATGCCCATCGACCAGCGGATCGCGCGCGGCAGCGTACGGGCCGGCTCACGCGTCTCCTCGGCGGCCAGCGGCACGCCCTCCACGCCCAGGAAGAACCACATGCCGAACGGGAACGCCGCCCAGATCCCGAGCAGCCCCATCGGCAGCCAGGAACTCGCGCCGAACGCCGAGGTGTCCACCGGGATGTCGTCCAGCGAGGAGGCGTCGAACTCGGGCAGCGCCGCCAGCGCGAACACCACCAGCGCCGCCACCGCGATGCCGGTGACGACGAAGCTGAACCGCAGCGCCTCGCCCACGCCCCACAGGTGGATGCCGATGAAGATGACGAA contains these protein-coding regions:
- a CDS encoding gamma-glutamyl-gamma-aminobutyrate hydrolase family protein: MSGRPLIGISTYAEPGVRWGVWQLDAALLPAGYPRLVQRAGGLAVMLPPDAPEHAEAAVARLDGLVVAGGPDVEPVRYGAEPDPRTGPPARARDAWELALIRAALDRRVPLLGICRGMQLLNVALGGTLVQHIDGHAEVPGTFGRHPVKPVPGTRYADAVPEETSVPTHHHQAVDRLGTGLIPSAYAEDGTVEAVERPDGHWVVGVQWHPEMGEDLRVVRALITAAGG
- a CDS encoding LysR family transcriptional regulator; the encoded protein is MSRTEYRPDERPPGAGSLAHRVPDLGALELLLAVARVGSLGRAARELGITQPAASSRIRSMERQLGVALVDRSPRGSRLTDAGALVTDWARRIVDAAEAFDAGAQALRDRRDSRLRVAASMTIAEYLLPGWLVALRAQRPDTAVSLLAGNSTAVAERLLAGEADLGFVEGLTVPAGLDSAVIAHDRLIVVAAPSHPWARRRRPLAAEELAATPLVLREEGSGTRQVLDAALGGLARPLIELSSTTAVKAAAVGGAGPAVLSELAVGEELGTRRLVRIPVQAVALARDLRAVWPTGHRPTGPARDLLSLTRG
- the eat gene encoding ethanolamine permease; the protein is MGPQRSGSVPLPSSAPHRLLGSRAVSLPSASREPAGEPDDYLERRTLRRGSAGWLLLTGLGVAYVVSGDYSGWNFGLAEGGFGGLAIAMVLMGAMYTCMVFALAELSSILPTAGGGYGFARRALGPWGGFLTGTAILIEYVLAPAAISIFIGDYVESLGLFGLESGWPVYLACFVIFIGIHLWGVGEALRFSFVVTGIAVAALVVFALAALPEFDASSLDDIPVDTSAFGASSWLPMGLLGIWAAFPFGMWFFLGVEGVPLAAEETREPARTLPRAIRWSMGILVVLALMTFFTAAGARGSAAVQDAGNPLVEALQPDGEATALSRIVNYAGLAGLVASFFSLIYAGSRQLFALSRAGYLPRFLSLTSSRRAPYLGLVVPGAIGFALAASTGNGARMLNIAVFGATISYALMSLSHIVLRRREPELPRPYRTPGGVLTSSVALVLACAALVATFLVDVTAAFIALAVYIVALAYFGLYSRRHLVAKAPEEEFAALAAAEAELARD